TGTAAACGCATTTTTGTTTTAGATCAAGATGAATTTCAATTTGCTGGTTGGTTTTTTAGCTTCTACgttttccttttcctttaaTATTTTTGCATATGCATAATAGTTACAAGtattgaaatcattttattattaggtttcattttttatttctatattttggacttttatttgttttggtcttaatatttaatttttattcaataaagtcTCCTCgtgttttaaattgatttaatatgatctttttcattaaattacCATCTCTGAATAATGGTGATTGAATTACATCTCTGAACCACGTAAAGAGAATTGCACTACCTGCCTGGTAAGCAAACCGCACAGAGATACAGTGCCAAAGCACACCACGTGACGAGCCTTCACAAAACTTCAAATGATTAATGCTGATTTTTGTGTCCCCAATTCCTCATCCTCTCATAGTATCTTTGTGAAGTAAGAAAgaagataagaaaagagaagaagcaaTGACCGGAAGAAAGGGTCGGAGATTGTTGCTTATTCCTTTGCCAGTCCAAGGCCACATAAACCCAATGCTTCAACTCGCAGAAATCCTTCACTCAAAGGGTTTTTCTATCACCATCATCCACACCACTTTCAATTCCCCAGACCCTTCCAACTACCCTCACTTCACCTTCTCCTTTTTCCAAGACGGTTTGTCTCAGACTCAACCCTCCGATCTCTTAAATTTCCTCGTCGAACTCAACGTCAAATGTGTCCACCCTTTCAAAGACTGCGTCACAAAGCTACTACGGACTGATCAAGCGGCGGAGGAACCTGTCGCGTGTTTGATTTCAGATGCTATTTGTTACTTCACTCAAGCTGTTGCCGACAACCTTCAGCTTCCTAGGATTGTACTGCGAACCAGTGGCATCTCTTCCTACGTTGCTTTCCTCGCCTATCCTTTGTTCAGACAAAGAGGCTACATTCCCACACAAGGTTcgttactttctcatttttcattCCATTTTTGCCTTTCAAAAAACCACTTTCTTACTAGACCTATCATCGTTCACTTTTCTTACTGGATCCTCAACTGGATATATGCAGAAGAACGTCACTCAGAAACAAACTAAATTTCTTAAAATCTACGtgaattagattttaaaattgaaaaatgtttttctaacaattttttttttcagaacgTTATGATAATGTATATGTGGtattaatttctttcaaaatatattttttaaaaataaattcaaacatactaataaaataataataatatattgccgttataaaaaaaattgttaacaaaaTCTCatttagtataaataaattacttatatGTATAgaactatttttaaaatgactTTCTTATACATTCAAAAGCTAAATTTGAAACATGTTTTAgtcaaatcttattttataacaataCCTTACAATCTCATAAAGTATATAAGAACTGTTGTCTAGATTTACTCTTAAAAACTGAATGAACtatttaaatttgaagatgaatttaatttataattaaaaaatagaaacctataaaaaaattataatatattcttaaaatcaAACTACACATTTAATATACTCAAAATTCTTTGTACTGGTTTTTAAACTTCGATTATCTCCTTGTAGCTGTTAGTTTCAGAAGGAAAATGTCATtgtcaaatttatattttctattataatattagaTTATCACTGTGTCAAGTGTTAACCGACTAAAATAGGTCAGGTAATAAAAAATACGAGTATAATTATTCAGAAATAATAATGcatagataaataataatacaagcTATTcgatgaatatatatatatatatatatatatatatatatatatatatatatatatatatatatatatatataaaatacaatatacagctgtcatatttattataaaaaagatttaatgAACAAGTCCCCTGTGACTGAAGGATAAAAATGTTATGTACGTTGaaataattatatgatttttataaattttttacttcaatttttattgtatGGTTGATTAAGTGTTTTGTAGAAATTAATAAggataataaaaatttcaaaattatctaCTGTAGtacttttttttgtataaaGGTAAATTCATTGATATGATTAATAATGGTGTGCTGATAAAAAAACGATAAACAATGTTGTGACTGTTTAGATTATGAAAGGATATTTTTTcgaaattattaaatattgggATTAATGAAGtttattcttcatttcttttcaaGTTATTTATTTGCAATGGTCAAACGTTGACAAAATTACGGTATAACACTAGCAATAATGCATCACTTTTCTGTATGTTGCACATAGATTGCATATTggaggaggaagtggaagaactggCACCACTGAGAGTGAAAGACCTACCTCTGATTAAGACGGAGGAGCCAGAAAAGTACTACGAATTATTGAGCAATTTCTTGAAAGAGACAAAGGGTTCGTTGGGAGTGATTTGGAACTCCTTCGAAGGGTTGGAGACACCTGCATTGACAAAACTGAGCAAGGAGTTTTCCATACCAATCTTCCCAATAGGACCCTTTCACAAGTACttttcttcatcctcttcctCTAGCAGCTTGATACTCAGGTCTACTCTGTTGAACAAATTTAAGAAGTAAAAAAACCAGGGTCAGATCAGTGGGATTATACATGGATTGTTGTATTTTAGCATTCTGGGAGTTTGTTTGTAGGAGATTGTTGGGATTAACTATTGGCAATGAGTGAAACACTACTAATAATGTCAAaagagatgtcttaactcttaCGCTGACTTCGGCTGTGCAGATTTGCCGATAAAGCTATAGATGATTGGTGATTTTGATGACTCAAAGAAGGTGAAAGAATGAAGAGTAAAAGCAGAGTGATTTTACTCGTCAACgaataaatagataattttttatttttttttaatacattgtTGGTTGCAAATGATTAACTGAGTGCACGCCAGTGAGTAATAAAACAGGCGTACATGATGCATGCAGTGTGGGTATGGTGAGGATAATTGGTTCCAACACTAAGCAGCTTGTTCAGACATCAAATCATTGAAAAACAAAGCTTCGTTTCGCAAATCAATCATTAATTTGGGATAAGACTATAACCATGTTCAAGCACCGAATCATGAAATCAACCTTATTATAATAACCATACATATATATGCACATGAAGCACACATTCAGAAGACAGATATAGTAACTTTCTTGTATTTGGTGTGATACGTGTAATTTTCAGTTAATTGAGTAAGAATTGAACACGTATATTACGAAAATAAGAATCCAAATCTTGCTTTTTCGATGTACAAAATTCATTGATATACAACAATGTGTAAATACTTTTGAAAAagtgttttcaaaatttaagatatgtttCAATGTCTGAAAAAGAAAGACAAACTTTTTGCACTCAACtatactaaattttaataaaatgtaatacATTTAGATATTTCGTTCTCTTTTCTTTGCGATCAAACAGtaatttacataattatatatttaaagtgatgaaataattaaatttcaatatcAAACACTTAACCGATAACTCATTGGTTAGAATTTCCTTAATAAAATCTGTGTTTAAGTTTTGTAAACTGAAAGAGCGTGGTTAAAAAAGAGGCATTTcattaaaatgattaaactaatcaaaatattaagaaaaaatttaaatcataattaGTGAACGAAGTTTTAAGTTCAAATCCTATCTTCAGTAGCATGTGGGGAAAAAGTCACCATAAATTAAACTCGTAATTAATGATCAAATAAAAAACGCACTATGTTCCATTATCCATACATATCAATTGAGGATAACATCTTAAACTCATTGAATTGTGAACTTCCGTCAATTATAGAAGAGTCTAACTATCCCTTGAAATTAACAAAATTCCTAAAATGATCCTCCAATGTTTCAtgtattaaatttatgttactTCATCAATTCAAGTTACATTTTTACAATGAACTTATGTCACCTTTTAACCTTAAAAGACCAAATTTCATCAATTAGTCCAATGCGTCtgtatttttctcctttttgcaAAAACAGtactgaaattaaaatatatggcCTCGTGAAAGGTATTTTAcgtataaaatataattcactttgactaaaaaattaatctaatttatGCTCGAACTTTTACTGTCTTAATGTATGTTGCTTAGTAATGAATCAAGTCAGTTGTCCAATTACCATTTATTTAACTTTAGttattcattttttctatttgggatgaaataaaaaaagttaaaatataaattttgaatttgaaagtgtaaataaaaaaaaattgtagctACCAGACTGAATAGATATACTAAGAACAAGACCCATCAAATTTCATCGATTTGaaactcttaaaaaaaatatttcaagacatttttattgaaacaaatatttacatattaacaGTAATTATGAAACGTTTAATTATACCAcgatattttttattctaaatgtTTACATAATATTTAGGATATCAAGGTgtcacattattattattattattattattattattattattattattattattattattattatatatttgagaCAAGTTGTTATTTTATGgatattatttcatattatattatcagTTTTATTATATGGATGATGAGACTCAAAAGTCCTGTAAATACATATGATATTTTCTAGAAAATAACACATTCACTCGTACTTATTCTCTCTTATTCAAAAGATTCAAACTTTCTTATTAACTTTCTCTCTATGGTCTATCCCACAAGAGAATTACCGGAATAAGGTTAACTACTTATGTCAACTTAATATGAAAAACTTTCATTCTTTCACAATGGAGGTAACTTGGGCTAGCATCCCAAAAGAATCCTTATCATGTACGATCTAAGAGAATGAGCAGCCAAATACATTGaagaaaacaaactaaaagGATCCAAAAAAACTCAACATCGCAACCGGAGAAAATAACAAGAAGAACTACAGTCTGATAACTAGTATATTCCCTTAAATGCTACTAAAGATATCATACTTATAGAAACGTGAAACTTGAAACTCATCCAACTTCTCGAACATGGACAACCTCAACCTCTCCTTGAAATTAACCTTAAAAAAAGTATTCTTACCATCAGAACATAAGACACATCACTCGTACTCAGAAAATACATACTCACTCGTACCCattcttttttattcaaaatattaaagagAATATTTTACTAGTGAATTTTCTCCTATTTCAACCACATAAGGACGCATCAAGATTTTTCTACCTTTCAAATCTTACCACCTGTTCATGTTCAAAGGCTTATTTCAAATCcctataaaaacaataatattttacatttacttttaaaaacaaatagtTGTAAGTAATTTATTTGAACTGCTACATGCAGTCAACGTAatgataaatttcaaaatttctcaaGTGTGTGcatagttaattaattattgttgatAATGTGCACCGAGAATAATGAATTCGTGGGTGTAGACTTGTCCTATTTTATTCCCCGGGTTTTTGGTTAGTGTGGTCGTTACTTTGTACTCGGCACACAAAcagaaaaaattgtataaaaatacaATGGACCGGGAAAAAAATTCTGGGTCCATCAAAACGTGATTTACGGTTAGACATGGGCCACAAAATAAGCAGGTTTGAGCCCTATTCGTCCATTGAGAAACCAAACAGtggaaaataaaagtaataaaaatggAAACCATGATGTTACACCAAACTATTCGCGACTGTTTTGTGTTCAGAGTTTCAGACCCTACACGTCACTACTTCACGTTACTTCCTTCCAGGATTTGCTTTAATCATTCGTATTGTGCCACTTGCCATCAACATAAACTttcaacttataaatataaatctttcAAAGGTTTTATGCtacaaaattacttttaataaagtTCAATATTTACTTCTCTTTTTAATTATGTACGCcagaaaactaaaacaacaaaaatatacagTGAAATTCAATTCTGGTTTCAGCATCTGGAATTTTGGAATGAAGTAAAATAAGGGTACATGTCATTTTCTAGTCTAAAGGAGTGACAACCTTAATTCTTGAATATTCAACTTGCTTTTCTGTGAGGATCAAGATTTTGGTTACTTTACGTGCGAATCAACATTCTacgtaaaatatttttttcaataatcatATTCGTAAAAGTGATCTACACTGTGTAACACGACCCTAACGACATGTTATGTTCGGGTTACAGTTTAAACACCCGAGAAagtattaattttcatttcctATTAAAAACGATACCAGCAATTTTTacatcattaaaatataaaatatttaaattaactttgGCTGTGAACTTAGCATTGTATTAAAAACCAAGTAACAGCaaagaaagaataataaaaactgAATTACAACGAACTTTAGTCGCTTCTTATATAGAAgtgtattaatataataaagtaaCAGCTGTCCAAAACTGATAGTTGCTCCATACATTAATAATCTCCCACGATATCCAATGAGGGTGGAAATTAGAAAcgaattaaaaaacaataaaagcatatcttcatataacagGTCAAtcttaaacatattaaaattgaaaccgtttctcattaaatttatataagcaatcaatttttcttgaagaactaATTTTTTTGTGTAAATTATTCCAACAAGGAGTACATTATAATTGGTTTAAGTATTGAGATTCGTTTAAAgactgtatttataaatttcttgaATATACATTGCATTcgttcataaattatttttgtaacaaatatttattaaaccaTAATGTAACAGTAAATATTATAATAGCCATCTATTTACTATTTAGTGGATAATAGGAAATAGTATCGAACAGTAATGATATTTTGGGTAAAgatagtagtagtagtagtatcTGTGAAGAAAATGAATGGAAGGgtgtaaaagttaaaataatggGGATGAAAAGTACTGGTAGTTACACCCATAAAATAATGGAATAGCTAGGGTAGAGGACACAACACAACACACCACATGTTCCCAAACACAAtattttgaaaggaaaaataattgagaaaaggataatttataaatactagTGTGGATGATGGCGAAGTCGGACCTAGTCAAAATCACCAAATCGTTAGTTGCCACTTTTAGGAAAAAAGAAAAGCCATGGATTAGATTGGACCCAACTCAATAACATCACCACAATCATATCACATCATATCCCAAAATCAGATTCAAATTCAATGCCATCTTCCCAAATATCTTTCTCCCCTCctttttcattcaaattatCTTCATCATCACAACCCTAAAACTCAGACACTGATCTTCAAAATGCACAAACCATCATTTTATTACATAATCAAACTTATAAACATACAATATACCATAGCGAAATGAACATCGCTTCATTTCAAACTTGGCCATACCTTGCACCTT
This sequence is a window from Vigna angularis cultivar LongXiaoDou No.4 chromosome 2, ASM1680809v1, whole genome shotgun sequence. Protein-coding genes within it:
- the LOC108327595 gene encoding UDP-glycosyltransferase 76F1; translation: MTGRKGRRLLLIPLPVQGHINPMLQLAEILHSKGFSITIIHTTFNSPDPSNYPHFTFSFFQDGLSQTQPSDLLNFLVELNVKCVHPFKDCVTKLLRTDQAAEEPVACLISDAICYFTQAVADNLQLPRIVLRTSGISSYVAFLAYPLFRQRGYIPTQDCILEEEVEELAPLRVKDLPLIKTEEPEKYYELLSNFLKETKGSLGVIWNSFEGLETPALTKLSKEFSIPIFPIGPFHKYFSSSSSSSSLILRSTLLNKFKK